One Streptomyces sp. NBC_01217 genomic region harbors:
- a CDS encoding enoyl-CoA hydratase family protein, which translates to MTPPLAGPTHDRGITTLALDSPANRNALSARLVGALSTALDACAADDTVRAVVLTHTGNTFCAGADLTGPPDSAAFVALMRQIVALPKPVVARVTGHVRAGGLGLLSACDISAAGPDASFALTESRLGLAPAVISMPLLPRTDPRAAARYYLTGERFDATEAARISLITLAAEDVDKALAPVLDGLRRASPQGLAASKALVTATVLENFDQHTEDLIARSAALFASAEAREGMTAFLERRDPAWVL; encoded by the coding sequence ATGACACCGCCGCTGGCCGGACCCACCCACGACCGGGGCATCACCACCCTCGCCCTCGACTCACCGGCCAACCGCAACGCGCTCTCCGCCCGGCTGGTCGGCGCGCTCTCCACCGCCCTGGACGCGTGCGCGGCCGACGACACCGTACGAGCGGTCGTCCTCACCCACACCGGCAACACGTTCTGCGCGGGAGCGGACCTCACCGGACCACCCGACTCCGCGGCCTTCGTCGCCCTGATGCGGCAGATCGTCGCCCTGCCCAAACCCGTCGTCGCCCGCGTCACCGGACACGTCCGCGCGGGCGGCCTCGGACTGCTGAGCGCCTGCGACATCTCCGCAGCGGGCCCCGACGCCTCGTTCGCCCTCACCGAATCCCGGCTCGGCCTCGCCCCCGCCGTCATCTCCATGCCACTGCTGCCCCGCACCGACCCGCGCGCCGCAGCCCGCTACTACCTCACCGGCGAACGCTTCGACGCGACCGAAGCGGCCCGCATCTCCCTGATCACCCTTGCCGCCGAGGACGTGGACAAGGCGCTCGCCCCCGTACTGGACGGACTGCGCAGAGCCTCACCCCAGGGGCTGGCAGCATCGAAGGCACTGGTCACAGCTACTGTGCTGGAAAATTTCGACCAGCACACCGAAGACCTCATCGCCCGCTCGGCAGCACTCTTCGCCTCCGCCGAGGCACGGGAAGGGATGACGGCCTTCCTCGAACGGCGGGACCCCGCATGGGTGTTGTGA